A DNA window from Cervus canadensis isolate Bull #8, Minnesota chromosome 30, ASM1932006v1, whole genome shotgun sequence contains the following coding sequences:
- the LOC122431803 gene encoding basic proline-rich protein-like: MMEAPRPASPPPPPHKGRRRAAPTHNGEKWGPNSALGAHTRPGPGNPGGSAGAARLKSGLAAARARADTGARTPGPRTLTGPRTLTRPHHRPPGTRKVGGAAAPPRRSLRAPPPAPRLPPAPPSRVPPPGRAGPARSPHREEPPAVLASGPRGKPVRVGAELGATFHQPGSLPGRGEAPPRSPTTIFQARILEWVATSSSRGSSQPRDRTHDSCVSCIGRQILYHCATWEVQNPMKSSERRELQARVLRPAANYLATLVKQEGKNFFSAWQNFHMWQQTGRERTSEPWDEDHGNHVLK, encoded by the exons ATGATGGAGG CCCCCCGCCCCgcttcccctcccccgccccctcacAAGGGCCGCCGGAGAGCGGCTCCCACGCACAACGGGGAGAAATGGGGCCCAAACTCGGCCCTCGGCGCCCACACCAGGCCAGGACCGGGGAACCCAGGCGGCAGCGCGGGAGCCGCGCGGCTGAAATCAGGACTCGCAGCCGCCCGCGCCCGCGCAGACACAGGGGCGCGCACCCCGGGCCCGCGCACACTCACCGGTCCGCGCACACTCACCCGGCCGCACCACCGCCCCCCGGGGACGCGGAAGGTCGGGGGCGCCGCCGCCCCACCGCGCCGCAGCCTCCGGGCACCGCCGCCCGCGCCCCGCCTGCCGCCCGCGCCGCCCTCCCGAGTCCCGCCCCCGGGCCGGGCCGGCCCCGCGCGGTCACCCCACCGGGAGGAGCCGCCCGCCGTGCTCGCCTCCGGGCCCAGAGGGAAGCCGGTTCGCGTCGGAGCCGAGCTGGGAGCTACCTTTCATCAGCCCGGCTCCCTCCCGGGACGCGGGGAAGCGCCTCCGCGCTCGCCGACCAC gattttccaggcaagaatactggagtgggttgctacttcctcctccaggggatcttcccaacccagggatcgaacccatgactcttgcgtctcctgcattggcaggcagatcctttaccactgcgccacctgggaagtccaaaatccAATGAAATCCAGTGAAAG GCGAGAGTTACAGGCCCGTGTCTTAAGGCCAGCTGCCAACTATCTGGCAACGTTGGTGAAGCAAGAAGGAAAGAACTTCTTCTCAGCCTGGCAGAATTTTCACATGTGGCAGCAGACAGGACGGGAGCGCACCTCAGAGCCATGGGATGA GGATCATGGAAACCATGTACTAAAATGA
- the TMEM268 gene encoding transmembrane protein 268 isoform X2 — MACEPHMDPGGAAGPLPASSPGWSALPGGSPPGWGQELRNGQILTVLRIDNTCAPISFDLGAAEEQLQTWGIQVPADQYRSLAESALLEPQVRRYIIYNSRPMRLAFAVVFYVVVWANIYSTSQMFALGDHWVGVLLVTLAAMSLTLTLVLIFERHQRKANTNTDLRLTAANGALLRHRVLLGVTDTVEGCQSVIQLWFVYFDLETCVQFLSDHIQEMKMSQESLLRSRLSQLCVVMETGVSPTADEEPENLLEEAPLLPDRPGSAEKPLMQTELRQLVPEAEPELDIEILCASLLNSISSCSKVLLGPTT, encoded by the exons ATGGCGTGTGAACCGCACATGGACCCCGGCGGGGCGGCTGGCCCCTTGCCCGCCTCCTCCCCTGGCTGGAGCGCCCTGCCTGGCGGAAGCCCTCCTGGCTGGGGGCAAG AGCTCCGCAATGGCCAGATCCTCACGGTGCTCCGGATCGACAATACCTGTGCGCCCATCTCATTTGACCTGGGAGCTGCCGAAGAGCAACTGCAGACCTGGGGTATTCAG GTCCCAGCTGACCAGTACAGGAGCCTGGCTGAGAGCGCCCTCTTAGAGCCCCAAGTGAGGAGGTACATCATCTACAACTCGAGGCCCATGCGGCTGGCCTTCGCCGTG GTGTTCTACGTGGTGGTGTGGGCCAACATCTACTCCACCAGCCAGATGTTCGCCCTGGGGGACCACTGGGTGGGAGTGCTGCTCGTGACCCTGGCTGCCATGAGCCTCACCCTGACTCTCGTGCTCATCTTTGAGAGACACCAGAGGAAG GCCAACACCAACACAGACCTCAGGCTGACAGCTGCCAATGGAGCCCTCCTGAGACACCGGGTGCTGCTGGGGGTGACGGACACGGTGGAAGGTTGCCAGAGTGTGATTCAG CTCTGGTTTGTCTATTTCGACCTGGAGACCTGTGTGCAGTTTTTGTCCGATCACATTCAAGAGATGAAGATGAGCCAAGAG TCCTTGCTGAGAAGCAGACTGAGCCAGCTGTGTGTTGTCATGGAGACTGGGGTGAGCCCCACAGCCGATGAGGAGCCAGAGAACCTGCTAGAGGAAGCTCCGCTCCTGCCCGACCGTCCGGGTTCCGCGGAGAAGCCGCTCATGCAGACTGAACTTCGCCAGCTTGTTCCTGAGGCCGAGCCGGAG TTGGATATTGAAATCTTATGTGCATCTCTGCTGAATTCCATTTCCTCCTGCTCCAAAGTTTTATTGGGTCCTACCACCTAA
- the TMEM268 gene encoding transmembrane protein 268 isoform X1 → MACEPHMDPGGAAGPLPASSPGWSALPGGSPPGWGQELRNGQILTVLRIDNTCAPISFDLGAAEEQLQTWGIQVPADQYRSLAESALLEPQVRRYIIYNSRPMRLAFAVVFYVVVWANIYSTSQMFALGDHWVGVLLVTLAAMSLTLTLVLIFERHQRKANTNTDLRLTAANGALLRHRVLLGVTDTVEGCQSVIQLWFVYFDLETCVQFLSDHIQEMKMSQESLLRSRLSQLCVVMETGVSPTADEEPENLLEEAPLLPDRPGSAEKPLMQTELRQLVPEAEPEEMAQQLLAVFGGYYIRLLVTSQLPQDLGTRHTDSPRIPCPCQLIEAYILGTGCCPFLTR, encoded by the exons ATGGCGTGTGAACCGCACATGGACCCCGGCGGGGCGGCTGGCCCCTTGCCCGCCTCCTCCCCTGGCTGGAGCGCCCTGCCTGGCGGAAGCCCTCCTGGCTGGGGGCAAG AGCTCCGCAATGGCCAGATCCTCACGGTGCTCCGGATCGACAATACCTGTGCGCCCATCTCATTTGACCTGGGAGCTGCCGAAGAGCAACTGCAGACCTGGGGTATTCAG GTCCCAGCTGACCAGTACAGGAGCCTGGCTGAGAGCGCCCTCTTAGAGCCCCAAGTGAGGAGGTACATCATCTACAACTCGAGGCCCATGCGGCTGGCCTTCGCCGTG GTGTTCTACGTGGTGGTGTGGGCCAACATCTACTCCACCAGCCAGATGTTCGCCCTGGGGGACCACTGGGTGGGAGTGCTGCTCGTGACCCTGGCTGCCATGAGCCTCACCCTGACTCTCGTGCTCATCTTTGAGAGACACCAGAGGAAG GCCAACACCAACACAGACCTCAGGCTGACAGCTGCCAATGGAGCCCTCCTGAGACACCGGGTGCTGCTGGGGGTGACGGACACGGTGGAAGGTTGCCAGAGTGTGATTCAG CTCTGGTTTGTCTATTTCGACCTGGAGACCTGTGTGCAGTTTTTGTCCGATCACATTCAAGAGATGAAGATGAGCCAAGAG TCCTTGCTGAGAAGCAGACTGAGCCAGCTGTGTGTTGTCATGGAGACTGGGGTGAGCCCCACAGCCGATGAGGAGCCAGAGAACCTGCTAGAGGAAGCTCCGCTCCTGCCCGACCGTCCGGGTTCCGCGGAGAAGCCGCTCATGCAGACTGAACTTCGCCAGCTTGTTCCTGAGGCCGAGCCGGAG GAGATGGCCCAGCAGCTTCTGGCAGTGTTTGGCGGCTACTACATCCGGCTCCTCGTGACCTCTCAGCTTCCCCAGGACCTGGGGACACGGCACACGGACTCTCCGAGGATTCCATGCCCCTGCCAGCTCATAGAAGCCTACATCCTGGGCACGGGGTGCTGCCCATTCCTGACCAGGTGA